A portion of the Sus scrofa isolate TJ Tabasco breed Duroc chromosome 5, Sscrofa11.1, whole genome shotgun sequence genome contains these proteins:
- the ATG101 gene encoding autophagy-related protein 101: MNCRSEVLEVSVEGRQVEEAMLAVLHTVLLHRSTGKFHYKKEGTYSIGTVGTQDVDCDFIDFTYVRVSSEELDRALRKVVGEFRDALRNSGGDGLGQMSLEFYQKKKSRWPFSDECIPWEVWTVKVHVVALATEQERQICREKVGEKLCEKIINIVEVMNRHEYLPKMPTQSEVDNVFDTGLRDVQPYLYKISFQITDALGSSVTTTMRRLIKDTLAL; this comes from the exons ATGAACTGTCGCTCGGAGGTGCTGGAGGTGTCCGTGGAGGGGCGGCAGGTGGAGGAGGCCATGCTGGCCGTGCTGCACACGGTGCTCCTGCACCGCAGCACAGGCAAGTTCCACTATAAGAAGGAGGGCACCTACTCCATCGGCACTGTGGGCACCCAGGATGTCGACTGCGACTTCATCGACTTCACCTACGTGCGCGTCTCCTCCGAGGAGCTGGACCGCGCTCTGCGCAAGGTGGTCGGAGAGTTCAGG gatGCTCTGCGCAACTCCGGGGGCGATGGGCTGGGGCAGATGTCCCTGGAGTTTTATCAGAAGAAGAAGTCTCGCTGGCCGTTCTCAGATGAGTGCATCCCCTGGGAAGTGTGGACAGTCAAGGTGCACGTGGTGGCCCTGGCTACGGAGCAGGAGCGGCAGATCTGCCGGGAGAAGGTGGGCGAGAAGCTCTGCGAGAAGATCATCAACATCGTGGAGGTGATGAACCGGCACGAGTACCTGCCCAAGATGCCCACGCAGTCCGAGGTGGACAACGTGTTCGACACGGGCCTGCGGGACGTGCAGCCCTACCTCTACAAGATCTCCTTCCAGATCACCGATGCCCTGGGCTCCTCGGTCACCACCACCATGCGCAGGCTCATCAAAGACACCCTGGCCCTCTAG